One segment of Yersinia kristensenii DNA contains the following:
- a CDS encoding amino acid permease: MEQQLQDSTLKRGLKNRHIQLIALGGAIGTGLFLGIAQTIKMAGPSVILGYAIGGFIAFLIMRQLGEMVVEEPVAGSFSHFAHKYWGDFAGFLSGWNYWAMFILVGMAELTAVGIYIQYWWPDIPTWVSAAIFFVLINAINLVNVRMYGETEFWFAIIKVAAIIGMIFFGAYLLASGSGGPNASVTNLWAQGGFMPHGFSGLVMAMAIIMFSFGGLEMVGITAAEAEDPHHSIPKATNQVVYRILIFYIGSLTVLLSLYPWGKVVEGGSPFVMIFHALDSHLVATILNVVVLTAALSVYNSGVYCNSRMLFGLASQGNAPKLLTKVNRRGVPILSIALSALATSVGVVINYVMPGKAFELLMALVVSTLVINWVMICLAHLKFRAAKVREGVEPRFKALWYPYGNYLCLVFLMLILVIMYFTDGIQISVLMMPAWIALLWCGFMLTRRKGKSHPATMTQSD; encoded by the coding sequence ATGGAACAGCAGTTGCAGGATTCAACATTAAAACGCGGTTTAAAAAACCGACATATTCAGCTGATTGCTCTGGGTGGAGCGATCGGCACTGGGCTATTTCTTGGAATAGCACAAACGATTAAGATGGCGGGTCCCTCAGTGATACTGGGCTATGCTATCGGCGGTTTTATTGCATTCCTTATTATGCGTCAGTTGGGTGAAATGGTTGTTGAGGAACCCGTAGCCGGTTCATTCAGTCATTTTGCCCACAAATATTGGGGCGATTTCGCCGGATTCTTATCGGGTTGGAACTACTGGGCGATGTTTATCTTGGTCGGTATGGCCGAATTGACCGCAGTAGGCATTTATATTCAATATTGGTGGCCAGATATCCCAACATGGGTTTCAGCCGCAATATTCTTTGTTCTGATTAATGCCATCAATCTTGTTAACGTGCGTATGTATGGCGAAACTGAGTTCTGGTTCGCTATCATCAAGGTTGCTGCCATCATTGGTATGATTTTCTTTGGAGCCTATCTGCTGGCTTCGGGATCGGGCGGGCCAAACGCTTCTGTGACTAACCTCTGGGCACAGGGCGGCTTTATGCCTCATGGCTTCAGTGGGTTGGTGATGGCGATGGCCATTATTATGTTTTCTTTCGGTGGGTTGGAAATGGTCGGCATCACTGCCGCAGAAGCCGAAGACCCACATCACAGTATCCCTAAAGCAACCAATCAGGTTGTCTACCGCATCCTTATTTTTTATATCGGCTCATTAACGGTGCTTTTATCTCTTTATCCATGGGGCAAAGTTGTGGAAGGGGGGAGCCCTTTTGTGATGATTTTCCATGCATTGGATAGTCATCTGGTGGCGACAATCCTGAATGTGGTGGTTTTGACTGCGGCATTATCGGTCTACAATAGCGGGGTTTACTGCAATAGCCGTATGTTATTTGGTTTGGCATCGCAGGGGAATGCGCCCAAATTGCTCACCAAGGTTAATCGGCGTGGTGTGCCAATCTTATCCATCGCGCTTTCAGCATTGGCGACCTCTGTCGGTGTAGTGATTAACTATGTTATGCCGGGAAAAGCGTTTGAATTATTGATGGCGCTGGTGGTATCTACCTTAGTTATCAACTGGGTTATGATTTGCCTGGCTCATTTGAAATTCCGAGCTGCTAAGGTGCGAGAGGGCGTCGAACCGCGTTTCAAAGCATTATGGTATCCCTATGGCAATTATCTGTGTTTGGTATTTTTGATGCTGATTCTGGTCATTATGTATTTTACTGATGGGATTCAGATCTCGGTGCTGATGATGCCCGCATGGATTGCACTATTGTGGTGCGGTTTCATGCTGACTCGCCGCAAAGGTAAGAGTCATCCCGCGACAATGACGCAGTCTGATTAG
- a CDS encoding DUF4060 family protein produces the protein MKRIIKGDSNLSHLVIAHAAIDHHQKSYGERRQGWPSTYLIRYKNNRVAVEVVTRRQSYVATLMIGARNLSKLCGISGLHL, from the coding sequence ATGAAACGTATCATTAAAGGTGATTCAAATTTGTCACACTTGGTTATTGCGCATGCAGCGATTGACCACCATCAAAAATCTTATGGCGAGCGGCGTCAGGGCTGGCCTTCAACTTATCTTATCCGCTACAAAAATAATCGAGTTGCCGTTGAAGTGGTCACTCGGCGTCAGTCTTATGTGGCTACGTTAATGATTGGTGCCCGAAATTTGAGCAAGTTATGTGGCATATCGGGGTTACATCTCTGA
- a CDS encoding phage protein NinX family protein: MIKWCEESDSEVNRSIALLSGEDPDKWYPYGGIKGKDYCKNPSDAWPIIYANKIGLYSPEIDDNNQWNAKITNPQGEWQAYSQSPLRAAMICYLLSQDV; encoded by the coding sequence ATGATTAAATGGTGTGAAGAAAGTGACAGTGAAGTGAACAGAAGTATTGCGTTACTTAGCGGTGAAGATCCCGATAAGTGGTATCCCTATGGAGGCATTAAGGGTAAGGATTACTGCAAGAATCCTTCCGATGCCTGGCCTATCATCTATGCCAATAAAATTGGCCTCTACTCACCCGAAATTGATGATAATAATCAGTGGAATGCCAAAATCACCAATCCGCAAGGAGAATGGCAAGCCTATAGCCAAAGCCCGCTGCGCGCGGCGATGATCTGCTATTTACTCAGTCAGGACGTTTGA
- a CDS encoding YebO family protein: MLDTNMGALGVIPIAFSLFTVIFFLIVWFFLSRASVRANEQIRLLQDIAEQQKQQTELLKALLANATGVSDFQSDSDIISPLDFKGVIPER; the protein is encoded by the coding sequence ATGTTAGATACAAATATGGGTGCATTGGGTGTTATCCCCATCGCTTTTTCGCTGTTTACCGTCATTTTTTTCTTGATAGTTTGGTTCTTTTTGAGCCGTGCCAGCGTGCGAGCTAATGAACAAATCCGCTTGTTACAAGACATCGCCGAACAACAAAAACAGCAAACAGAATTACTAAAAGCGTTGCTAGCAAATGCAACCGGTGTCAGTGATTTTCAAAGTGACAGTGATATCATTTCTCCTCTCGATTTTAAGGGCGTTATTCCGGAGAGATAA
- a CDS encoding PhoP/PhoQ regulator MgrB: protein MDIKKLVATVGIIAVCCLFYLLALDSYCDQGGTFSTGICTITSIIPW from the coding sequence TTGGACATTAAGAAACTTGTTGCAACGGTAGGGATCATTGCCGTTTGTTGCTTGTTTTATCTGTTAGCCCTTGATAGCTATTGTGACCAAGGGGGAACTTTCTCTACTGGTATTTGCACCATTACTTCGATTATTCCATGGTAA